The following coding sequences are from one Ficedula albicollis isolate OC2 chromosome 17, FicAlb1.5, whole genome shotgun sequence window:
- the AK1 gene encoding adenylate kinase isoenzyme 1 isoform X2 produces the protein MSAEKLKQHKIIFVVGGPGSGKGTQCEKIVQKYGYTHLSTGDLLRAEVSSGSERGKKLQAIMEKGELVPLDTVLDMLRDAMVAKADVSKGFLIDGYPREVKQGEEFEKKIAPPTLLLYVDAGKDTMVKRLLKRGETSGRVDDNEETIKKRLETYYKATEPVIAFYKSRGIVRQLNAEGSVDEVFQQVCTHLDCL, from the exons ATGTCAGCAG AAAAGCTCAAGCAGCACAAAATCATCTTTGTGGTGG GTGGCCCTGGCTCGGGGAAGGGGACACAATGTGAGAAGATCGTGCAGAAGTATGGCTACACCCACCTGTCCACGGGGGACCTGCTGCGGGCTGAGGTCAGCTCGGGCTCAGAGCGGGGCAAGAAGCTGCAGGCCATCatggagaagggagagctggTGCCCCTG GACACGGTGCTGGACATGCTGCGGGACGCCATGGTGGCCAAAGCAGACGTGTCCAAGGGCTTCCTGATCGACGGGTACCCCCGCGAGGtgaagcagggagaggagtttGAAAAGAAG ATCGCTCCCCCCACGCTGCTGCTCTACGTGGATGCCGGGAAGGACACAATGGTGAAACGCCTGCTGAAGCGAGGCGAGACCAGCGGGAGGGTGGATGACAATGAGGAGACCATCAAGAAGCGTTTGGAGACCTACTACAAGGCCACTGAGCCTGTCATTGCCTTCTACAAGAGCAGAGGCATCGTCCGCCAG CTCAACGCCGAGGGCTCCGTGGACGAGGTTTTCCAGCAGGTCTGCACCCACCTCGACTGCCTGTAG
- the ST6GALNAC6 gene encoding alpha-N-acetylgalactosaminide alpha-2,6-sialyltransferase 6, whose amino-acid sequence MSGSTSQRAAALGVLFALIMLLIIYSSGNGSEVFPYSRLRGRARRPPDLKKWGVKSGYLPVCGNKTLTARCHQCVVVTSSSHLLGTQLGTAIDGAECTIRMNDAPTTGYNADVGNKTSFRVVAHSSLYRVLKRPQEFVNKTPETIFIFWGPPTKMQKSLLKIIQRVCASFPNMTAYVVSPGRMKQFDDLFRGETGKDREKSRSWLSTGWFTMVIAVELCDAIHVYGMVPPSYCGRHPPPRRLPYHYYEPKGPDECTTYIHNERSRRGNHHRFITEKRVFASWASLYNITFSHPTWT is encoded by the exons ATGAGTGGCAGCACG AGCCAGCGCGCCGCCGCCCTGGGGGTCCTCTTTGCCCTGATCATGTTGCTGATCATCTACAGCTCCGGCAACGGGAGCGAGGTGTTCCCCTACAGCCGCCTGCGGGGCAGAGCCCGCCGGCCCCCCGACCTCAAGAAGTGGGGGGTGAAAAGCGGGTACCTGCCTGTCTGCGGGAACAAG ACCCTGACTGCCCGCTGCCACCAATGCGTCGTTGtcaccagctccagccaccTCCTGGGCACCCAGCTGGGCACGGCCATCGACGGGGCTGAGTGCACCATCCGCATGAACGATGCTCCCACCACGGGCTACAACGCTGATGTGGGCAACAAGACCAGCTTTCGTGTGGTGGCCCACTCCAGCCTCTACCGTGTCCTCAAGCGGCCCCAGGAGTTCGTCAACAAGACCCCAGAGACCATCTTCATCTTCTGGGGGCCGCCCACCAAGATGCAGAAGAGCCTCCTGAAGATCATCCAGCGCGTCTGCGCCTCGTTCCCCAACATGACCGCCTACGTTGTCTCCCCTGGCCGCATGAAGCAGTTTGATGACCTGTTCCGGGGAGAGACAGGCAAGGACAG GGAGAAGTCTCGCTCGTGGCTCAGCACGGGCTGGTTCACCATGGTGATCGCGGTGGAGCTGTGCGACGCCATCCACGTCTATGGCATGGTGCCTCCCAGCTACTGCGG CCGCCACCCCCCGCCCCGGCGCCTGCCCTACCACTACTACGAGCCCAAGGGCCCCGACGAGTGCACGACCTACATCCACAACGAGCGGAGCCGCCGGGGCAACCACCACCGCTTCATCACTGAGAAGAGGGTCTTTGCCAGCTGGGCCAGCCTCTACAACATCACCTTCTCCCACCCCACCTGGACCTAG
- the AK1 gene encoding adenylate kinase isoenzyme 1 isoform X1 yields MAEVPWGPCAQTWPDIPACPEKLKQHKIIFVVGGPGSGKGTQCEKIVQKYGYTHLSTGDLLRAEVSSGSERGKKLQAIMEKGELVPLDTVLDMLRDAMVAKADVSKGFLIDGYPREVKQGEEFEKKIAPPTLLLYVDAGKDTMVKRLLKRGETSGRVDDNEETIKKRLETYYKATEPVIAFYKSRGIVRQLNAEGSVDEVFQQVCTHLDCL; encoded by the exons ATGGCCGAGGTGCCGTGGGGTCCTTGTGCTCAGACGTGGCCAGAcatcccagcctgcccag AAAAGCTCAAGCAGCACAAAATCATCTTTGTGGTGG GTGGCCCTGGCTCGGGGAAGGGGACACAATGTGAGAAGATCGTGCAGAAGTATGGCTACACCCACCTGTCCACGGGGGACCTGCTGCGGGCTGAGGTCAGCTCGGGCTCAGAGCGGGGCAAGAAGCTGCAGGCCATCatggagaagggagagctggTGCCCCTG GACACGGTGCTGGACATGCTGCGGGACGCCATGGTGGCCAAAGCAGACGTGTCCAAGGGCTTCCTGATCGACGGGTACCCCCGCGAGGtgaagcagggagaggagtttGAAAAGAAG ATCGCTCCCCCCACGCTGCTGCTCTACGTGGATGCCGGGAAGGACACAATGGTGAAACGCCTGCTGAAGCGAGGCGAGACCAGCGGGAGGGTGGATGACAATGAGGAGACCATCAAGAAGCGTTTGGAGACCTACTACAAGGCCACTGAGCCTGTCATTGCCTTCTACAAGAGCAGAGGCATCGTCCGCCAG CTCAACGCCGAGGGCTCCGTGGACGAGGTTTTCCAGCAGGTCTGCACCCACCTCGACTGCCTGTAG